One Pseudochaenichthys georgianus chromosome 7, fPseGeo1.2, whole genome shotgun sequence DNA segment encodes these proteins:
- the LOC117449054 gene encoding osteoclast stimulatory transmembrane protein-like has protein sequence MKLITEDIITAVRSSSCRQVLSSALLHLWDVFSAPAPQGRNLLTLLVLCFSLALLTGLLMLLWLSDSLRYSSQTCLLTSSIYSVSIFLLSSLIPPLRCVLTLSLPTVCTRQGRKLLLTASVMILVLNVIPNISSNVGSVARILKCTAEGFTRTLLNSSEPLNAAKKDLVLETIKVRREDLSLVTNLRKLDHFTHVDLSAVKNRFGQIIAQIEGDFSHARNTLKHYKLLSNRVLAAMFVAALIFESARYLKSYLGCVQFDNEHVSKEDEAERKGCPTSCRMSGQESTSCFLSLLVVTLYFMAITLVVALDHVVFLIVQAALPWVLEFPPTTASISVDYKVKWFPPALCLIPELCFSRELTHFHRDYSWTFDPEPSLCEASVAPPSPGVALLLGFLWILSYLLVFIEVYARRLRRRISASFFREQEERRREYRREKEVQEAQRKQKHVTSSDAERRLQTFTHPGRRTDCFRLCITCVIFMISVETIDRQMKPPAYRHRSAGEPHTET, from the exons ATGAAGCTCATCACAGAGGATATCATCACGGCCGTCAG ATCCTCCTCCTGCAGACAGGTGTTAAGCTCCGCCCTCCTCCACCTGTGGGATGTGTTCTCAGCTCCTGCTCCTCAGGGCAGAAACCTTCTCACGCTGCTGGTTCTCTGCTTCAGCCTCGCCCTGCTGACCGGCCTCCTGATGCTCCTCTGGCTCTCAGACTCCCTCAGATACTCCTCACAAACCTGCCTGCTGACCTCCAGCATCTACAG CGTGTCCATCTTCCTGCTGTCCTCCCTGATCCCCCCCCTGCGGTGCGTCctcaccctctctctccccaCCGTGTGCACCCGGCAGGGCCGAAAGCTCCTCCTCACGGCCTCCGTCATGATCCTGGTCCTCAACGTGATCCCAAACATCTCCTCCAACGTGGGCTCCGTCGCTCGAATCCTAAAGTGCACGGCCGAGGGTTTCACCAGGACTCTTCTGAACTCCTCAGAACCTCTGAATGCCGCCAAGAAAGACCTGGTTCTGGAGACCATTAAAGTCCGGAGGGAGGATTTGAGCCTCGTGACCAACCTGAGAAAGTTGGATCACTTCACTCACGTTGATTTGTCGGCAGTTAAAAACAG gttCGGGCAGATCATCGCGCAGATAGAGGGCGACTTCTCCCACGCCAGAAACACTCTGAAACACTACAAGCTGCTGTCGAACCGCGTTCTCGCCGCCATGTTTGTCGCCGCGCTGATATTTGAATCTGCTCGTTACCTGAAGTCTTACCTGGGATGCGTTCAGTTCGATAATGAACACGTCTCTAAGGAGGACGAGGCCGAACGTAAAGGTTGTCCCACGAGCTGCAGGATGAGCGGTCAGGAGTCCACTTCCTGCTTCCTGTCTCTGCTCGTGGTCACGTTGTATTTCATGGCGATAACGTTGGTGGTCGCTCTGGATCACGTCGTGTTTCTGATCGTTCAGGCCGCGCTGCCGTGGGTCCTGGAGTTCCCACCGACGACGGCCAGCATCAGTGTCGATTATAAG GTGAAATGGTTCCCTCCGGCCCTCTGCCTGATCCCAGAGTTGTGCTTCAGTCGGGAGCTCACACACTTCCACAGAGACTACAGCTGGACCTTTGACCCCGAGCCCTCCCTGTGCGAGGCGTCCGTCGCCCCCCCCAGCCCGGGCGTCGCCCTGCTGCTCGGCTTCCTCTGGATCCTCAGCTACCTCCTCGTCTTCATCGAGGTCTACGCCCGCCGGCTGCGAAGGAGAATCTCAGCGTCCTTCTTCAGAgagcaggaggagaggaggagggaatACCGGAGGGAGAAGGAAGTCCAAGAGGCGCAGAGAAAACAGAAACACGTCACGTCTTCG GATGCAGAGAGGAGGCTGCAGACCTTCACACACCCAGGCCGTAGGACTGATTGTTTCAGGCTGTGCATCACATGTGTTATCTTTATGATAAGTGTAGAAACTATAGATCGACAGATGAAACCTCCGGCGTATCGACACCGTTCTGCAGGCGAGCCTCACACTGAAACCTGA